In Spodoptera frugiperda isolate SF20-4 chromosome 13, AGI-APGP_CSIRO_Sfru_2.0, whole genome shotgun sequence, the following are encoded in one genomic region:
- the LOC118270331 gene encoding protein TRC8 homolog, with translation MSLRSKALALVEVLLRVPPLFVVDEFLKISLGLPVSSGEEGSVLANITVDGVAVDMMDSDVNYYDANFYNALFFTIVKFLVCCLGCMSALCIFVLYTKHLIIVYLYLTSVGLVFVSYWTNVSAIKQVQALTLVENSPHHSTSILEDVLNLNIKNLIDVDGPGILVIQNYAIQFLLAIIFKYVHLGPRHPTIQKLLPISFMAPSFLAMLPVPPNLLHHSPVFSALLPLLLVKYVLWSSAYNVVQVVYAGYQHGRLFVSNYGLSALVETEWMRLNVPCVLRVFWVLRVAEHALMLLVDNYDEEAEEGLKVSTLLAVQSLAAMTKSLLVTGCETITAVLGMTSVISFFCHYIGNFFQWILLTDEEEDKSIGTVSAILFYILALQTGLTSLNPEKRFIRLCRNFCLLFTALLHFLHNIVNPMLMSLSASHNPSTHRHIRALGVCAFLIMFPISLLVYLWSQHTISTWLLAVSAFSIEVIVKVIVSLMIYSLFLIDAYRSTFWEQLDDYVYYIRAFGNTIEFCFGIFLFFNGAWILLFESGGAIRAVMMCIHAYFNIWCEARAGWSVFMKRRTAVNKINSLREASPDQLNRLDDVCAICYQEMHSAKITRCNHYFHGVCLRKWLYVQDRCPLCHDILYKIETDGNKDNEGNENNTNNQNLLLEEDPELLLGDPVR, from the exons ATGTCGTTGAGGTCGAAGGCACTGGCACTAGTGGAGGTGCTGCTGAGGGTGCCGCCTCTGTTTGTGGTGGATGAGTTCCTGAAGATCAGCCTGGGGCTGCCGGTGTCGTCCGGCGAGGAGGGCTCGGTGCTGGCCAACATCACAGTCGACGGCGTCGCCGTGGATATGATGGACTCAGACGTGAATTATTACGACGCTAATTTCTACAATGCGTTATTCTTCACAATTGTAAAATTCCTCGTGTGCTGTTTAG GATGCATGTCAGCACTGTGCATATTCGTTCTGTACACGAAACACCTAATCATCGTGTACCTCTACCTGACGTCTGTCGGCCTAGTCTTCGTGTCCTATTGGACCAACGTGTCCGCCATCAAACAGGTGCAGGCCTTAACACTAGTCGAAAATTCACCTCACCATTCCACCAGCATATTAGAAGACGTATTAAATTTAAACATCAAAAATCTCATCGATGTAGATGGGCCAGGTATACTGGTCATACAAAATTATGCCATACAGTTCCTGTTGGCTATCATATTCAAGTATGTCCATCTCGGACCTCGCCATCCGACGATACAGAAGCTCCTACCCATCAGCTTCATGGCACCCTCCTTCCTAGCGATGTTGCCAGTTCCTCCGAATCTGCTGCATCATTCACCAGTGTTCTCGGCGCTGTTGCCACTCTTGCTGGTCAAGTACGTGCTGTGGTCGTCGGCGTACAACGTGGTACAGGTGGTGTACGCTGGCTACCAACATGGCCGCCTGTTCGTCAGCAACTATGGACTGTCGGCACTCGTCGAGACTGAGTGGATGCGGTTGAATGTACCGTGCGTGTTGCGGGTGTTCTGGGTACTACGAGTAGCGGAACACGCTCTCATGCTCCTCGTCGATAATTATGATGAAGAAGCCGAAGAAGGCTTGAAAGTTTCCACGTTACTAGCGGTTCAATCACTCGCTGCAATGACCAAGTCTCTGCTAGTAACTGGATGTGAAACGATAACTGCTGTGCTCGGCATGACTTCTGTGATCTCATTCTTTTGCCATTATATTGGCAACTTCTTCCAATGGATTCTACTAACTGATGAAGAGGAAGACAAAAGTATAGGAACAGTGTCGGCAATCCTGTTCTACATACTCGCGCTACAGACAGGCTTAACATCACTGAACCCTGAGAAGAGGTTTATACGACTTTGTAGGaacttttgtttattgtttactgCTCTCTTACACTTTTTGCACAACATTGTTAATCCTATGCTGATGTCTCTGAGTGCGTCGCATAATCCAAGTACACACAGACACATTAGAGCTCTGGGAGTGTGTGCCTTCTTGATAATGTTTCCTATCTCTCTGTTAGTGTACTTGTGGTCTCAGCACACTATCTCCACATGGCTGCTAGCTGTGAGCGCGTTCAGCATAGAAGTGATAGTGAAAGTCATCGTCAGTCTAATGATATACTCATTGTTCTTAATAGACGCGTATCGAAGTACATTCTGGGAGCAACTCGACGACTATGTGTACTACATAAGAGCGTTCGGGAACACTATAGAATtctgttttggaatatttttgttctttaatGGTGCGTGGATATTATTGTTCGAGTCCGGAGGTGCTATAAGGGCGGTGATGATGTGCATACATGCCTACTTTAACATTTGGTGTGAGGCGAGAGCCGGCTGGTCCGTGTTCATGAAGCGCCGCACTGCCGTCAATAAGATAAATTCTCTGAGAGAAGCATCACCGGACCAGTTAAACAGATTAGACGATGTATGTGCAATATGCTATCAGGAGATGCACTCGGCGAAGATCACTCGCTGCAACCACTACTTCCACGGAGTGTGCCTGCGGAAGTGGTTGTACGTACAGGACCGGTGTCCCCTGTGCCACGACATACTGTACAAGATAGAGACAGACGGCAACAAGGACAACGAGGGCAACGAGAACAACACCAACAACCAGAACCTGCTGCTCGAGGAGGACCCCGAGCTGCTACTGGGGGACCCAGTTAGATGA